From a region of the Azospirillum formosense genome:
- the ykgO gene encoding type B 50S ribosomal protein L36, producing the protein MKIVNSLKSMKTRHKACRVIRRKGRVYVINKQNPRFKARQG; encoded by the coding sequence ATGAAGATCGTTAACTCTCTGAAGTCGATGAAGACGCGCCACAAGGCCTGCCGCGTGATCCGCCGCAAGGGCCGCGTCTACGTCATCAACAAGCAGAACCCGCGCTTCAAGGCCCGCCAGGGCTGA
- a CDS encoding FAD-linked oxidase C-terminal domain-containing protein yields the protein MRMPAPDDGVIARRREIIAALRAIVPGEGVIADESELRAYECDGLTAYRQLPMVVVLPSTVEQVSRVLRTCKDMGVKVVPRGAGTSLSGGALPLADGVLLGMGKFNRILDIDVANRCVVTQPGVTNLGISNAVAHEGFYYAPDPSSQIACTIGGNIAENSGGVHCLKYGLTTNNVLGLEMVLMDGTVLRLGGKHLDAGGYDLMGVVTGSEGLLGVVTEVTVRILRKPATARAVLIGFPTSEQGGDCVAAIIAAGIIPGGMEMMDRPAIHAAEDFVHAGYPLDVEALLIVELDGPAAEVDHLIEQVAEIARSKGCCYSRVSTSEEERLSFWAGRKAAFPAVGRISPDYYCMDGTIPRKALPLVLHRMQEMSDRYALRVANVFHAGDGNLHPLILYDANKPGELERAEAFGNDILRLCVEVGGVLTGEHGVGVEKRDLMTDQFDEVDLDQQQRIKCAFDPDGLLNPGKVFPKLHRCAELGRVHIHKGELRFPDIPRF from the coding sequence ATGCGGATGCCCGCGCCCGACGACGGCGTCATCGCGCGCCGCCGCGAGATCATCGCAGCGCTGCGGGCCATCGTGCCCGGCGAGGGCGTGATCGCCGACGAAAGCGAACTGCGCGCCTATGAATGCGACGGGCTGACCGCCTACCGCCAGCTTCCCATGGTCGTGGTGCTCCCCAGCACGGTGGAGCAGGTCAGCCGGGTGCTCCGGACCTGCAAGGACATGGGGGTGAAGGTGGTGCCCCGCGGCGCCGGAACCTCCCTGTCCGGCGGCGCCCTGCCGCTGGCCGACGGCGTGCTGCTGGGGATGGGCAAGTTCAACCGCATCCTCGACATCGACGTCGCCAACCGCTGCGTGGTGACCCAGCCGGGGGTGACCAACCTCGGCATCTCCAACGCGGTGGCGCATGAGGGCTTCTATTACGCGCCCGACCCGTCCAGCCAGATCGCCTGCACCATCGGCGGCAACATCGCCGAGAATTCCGGCGGGGTGCATTGCCTGAAATACGGGCTGACCACCAACAACGTGCTGGGTCTGGAGATGGTGCTGATGGACGGCACCGTCCTGCGGCTGGGCGGCAAGCATCTCGACGCCGGCGGCTACGACCTGATGGGCGTCGTCACCGGCTCCGAGGGGCTGCTGGGGGTGGTGACCGAGGTCACGGTGCGCATCCTCAGGAAGCCGGCGACCGCCCGCGCCGTGCTGATCGGCTTCCCGACCAGCGAGCAGGGCGGCGACTGCGTGGCGGCCATCATCGCCGCGGGAATCATCCCCGGCGGCATGGAGATGATGGACAGGCCGGCCATCCACGCGGCGGAGGATTTCGTCCATGCCGGCTACCCGCTGGACGTCGAGGCCCTGCTGATCGTCGAGCTGGACGGCCCGGCGGCGGAGGTCGACCACCTGATCGAGCAGGTGGCGGAGATCGCGCGGTCCAAGGGCTGCTGCTACTCGCGCGTCTCGACCTCGGAGGAGGAGCGGCTGTCCTTCTGGGCCGGGCGCAAGGCGGCCTTCCCGGCGGTGGGGCGCATCAGCCCCGACTACTACTGCATGGACGGCACCATCCCGCGCAAGGCGCTGCCCCTGGTGCTGCACCGCATGCAGGAGATGTCCGACCGCTACGCCCTGCGGGTCGCCAACGTCTTCCACGCCGGCGACGGCAACCTGCATCCGCTGATCCTCTACGACGCCAACAAGCCGGGCGAACTGGAGCGGGCGGAGGCCTTCGGCAACGACATCCTGCGCCTGTGCGTCGAGGTCGGCGGCGTGCTGACCGGCGAGCACGGCGTGGGGGTGGAGAAGCGCGACCTGATGACCGACCAGTTCGACGAGGTCGATCTCGACCAGCAGCAGCGCATCAAATGCGCCTTCGACCCCGACGGGCTGCTGAACCCCGGAAAGGTCTTCCCCAAGCTGCACCGCTGCGCCGAGCTTGGCCGCGTCCACATCCACAAGGGGGAGCTGCGCTTCCCCGACATTCCCCGATTCTGA
- a CDS encoding tail fiber protein codes for MHPGNPEIDVYIGEIRLFSYARLPLGWLPADGRLLSVNDFIALFTLLGTTYGGDGRKDFALPTLESPAPGLHYFIATGGVFPRLQD; via the coding sequence ATGCACCCCGGCAATCCCGAGATTGATGTCTACATCGGCGAGATCCGCCTGTTCTCCTACGCCCGGCTGCCTCTCGGGTGGTTGCCGGCGGACGGGCGCCTGCTGTCGGTCAACGATTTCATCGCGCTCTTCACGCTGCTCGGCACGACCTATGGCGGCGATGGGCGGAAGGACTTCGCCTTGCCGACGCTGGAGTCGCCCGCGCCCGGCCTGCATTACTTCATTGCCACCGGCGGCGTCTTCCCGCGCCTGCAGGACTGA
- a CDS encoding methyltransferase domain-containing protein: MSDKGGHDQAGAPRITLKTRLHAWWEGYDLSGLKGRGGEDDGKPPPAAAASQPAPRGHGPGVNRWGKPLWSATRIEVAEKLWGEGFNTPGGHDHIPYLVKPLGLNPAMSVLDLSAGLGGTSRTMASKYGCWVTGLEASELLAKEGMIRSFKEGLEKKAPVETYDPENFSYSKRVDAIVYKEGMFSVQGKDQLFDGMELALKPRGHLLMTDYVIDPALAGAKAVQVWCDKEPMQPHLWSKDQMAAAFAQRNLDLRIAEDITDTHRALIVSAIQGLVEHLERHHLDHETKLAVMDEVELWVRRVSAIEAGMKVCRFYALKPAE, translated from the coding sequence ATGAGCGATAAGGGCGGACACGATCAAGCGGGGGCTCCCCGCATCACGCTCAAGACCCGCCTTCACGCCTGGTGGGAGGGGTACGACCTCTCCGGCCTGAAGGGCCGGGGCGGGGAGGACGATGGCAAGCCGCCGCCCGCCGCCGCCGCGTCCCAGCCCGCCCCCCGGGGCCATGGTCCCGGCGTGAACCGCTGGGGAAAGCCGCTGTGGAGCGCCACGCGGATCGAGGTGGCGGAGAAGCTGTGGGGCGAGGGCTTCAACACGCCCGGCGGCCACGACCACATTCCCTATCTGGTGAAGCCGCTGGGACTCAACCCGGCGATGAGCGTGCTGGACCTGTCCGCCGGGCTGGGCGGGACCAGCCGCACCATGGCGAGCAAGTACGGCTGCTGGGTCACCGGGCTGGAGGCGTCGGAGCTTCTGGCGAAGGAGGGGATGATCCGCTCCTTCAAGGAAGGGCTGGAGAAGAAGGCCCCGGTCGAAACCTACGACCCGGAGAACTTCAGCTATTCCAAGCGCGTGGACGCCATCGTCTACAAGGAGGGGATGTTCTCCGTCCAGGGCAAGGACCAGCTGTTCGACGGGATGGAGCTGGCTTTGAAGCCGCGCGGCCATCTGTTGATGACCGACTACGTGATCGACCCGGCGCTGGCCGGGGCCAAGGCCGTCCAGGTTTGGTGCGACAAGGAGCCGATGCAGCCGCATTTGTGGTCCAAGGACCAGATGGCCGCCGCCTTCGCCCAGCGGAACCTGGACCTGCGAATCGCCGAGGACATCACCGACACCCATCGCGCCCTGATCGTCAGCGCCATCCAGGGGCTGGTCGAGCATCTGGAGCGCCATCATCTGGATCACGAGACCAAGCTCGCGGTGATGGACGAGGTCGAACTGTGGGTCCGCCGCGTGTCCGCCATCGAGGCGGGCATGAAGGTCTGCCGTTTCTACGCGCTGAAACCGGCGGAGTAG
- the glcE gene encoding glycolate oxidase subunit GlcE, with translation MTVTTIKPDSAGQAADAVRWALSEGTPLDVAGSGSKRGLGRPIQTACTLDLSGLSGVVAYEAEELVLTARAGTPMAEILPMLAERRQQLAFEPQDLGALFGQPERQGTLGGVISCGLAGPRRISAGSARDHTLGIEGVNGRGDLYKGGGKVVKNVTGYDVPKLMAGSFGTLTVLTELTVKVLPAPEDVRTLLLAGREDAGAVAVLTAALQSPYDVSGAAHLPAAVAARSQLRVVAGAGGAVTLVRVEGFGPSVTARVAALKEELGADAVLDRDESRALWKEVRDVAYFGPSPASAGEGRGGGDDSRHSSRHVWKISVQPSEGPRVAESIRWALDAELYFDWGGGLIWAAVAPTPDAATAIRGALGSAGHATLVRAPEDVRITAEVFHPLPDPVMALSRRVKESFDPCGILNPGRMYAGV, from the coding sequence ATGACCGTGACCACCATCAAGCCCGACTCGGCGGGCCAGGCCGCCGACGCGGTGCGCTGGGCCTTATCGGAGGGGACGCCGCTGGACGTCGCCGGTTCCGGGTCCAAGCGCGGCCTCGGGCGCCCGATCCAGACCGCCTGCACGCTCGACCTCTCCGGCCTGTCCGGGGTCGTCGCCTACGAGGCGGAGGAACTGGTGCTGACCGCCCGGGCCGGCACGCCGATGGCCGAAATCCTGCCGATGCTGGCGGAGCGGCGGCAGCAGCTCGCCTTCGAACCGCAGGACCTCGGGGCGCTGTTCGGGCAGCCGGAGCGGCAGGGGACGCTGGGCGGGGTGATATCCTGCGGGCTGGCCGGGCCGCGGCGCATCAGCGCCGGCTCCGCCCGCGACCACACGCTGGGCATCGAAGGGGTGAACGGGCGCGGCGACCTCTACAAGGGCGGCGGCAAGGTGGTGAAGAACGTCACCGGCTACGACGTGCCCAAGCTGATGGCCGGCTCCTTCGGCACGCTGACCGTCCTGACGGAGCTGACGGTGAAGGTGCTGCCGGCGCCGGAGGATGTCCGGACTCTGCTGCTGGCCGGGCGCGAGGACGCCGGGGCTGTCGCGGTGCTGACCGCGGCGCTGCAGAGCCCCTACGACGTGTCCGGCGCCGCCCATCTGCCGGCCGCGGTGGCGGCGCGGTCCCAGTTGCGGGTGGTCGCCGGAGCGGGCGGGGCGGTCACGCTGGTGCGGGTGGAGGGCTTCGGCCCGTCGGTCACCGCCCGCGTCGCCGCGCTGAAGGAGGAGCTTGGCGCCGACGCCGTGCTGGACCGGGACGAGTCGCGGGCGCTGTGGAAGGAGGTTCGGGACGTGGCGTATTTTGGCCCCTCCCCTGCGTCAGCGGGTGAGGGCCGGGGTGGTGGCGACGACTCCCGCCACTCCTCCCGCCACGTCTGGAAAATCTCCGTCCAGCCCTCCGAAGGGCCGCGCGTGGCGGAGTCGATCCGCTGGGCGCTGGACGCCGAGCTGTACTTCGACTGGGGCGGCGGGCTGATCTGGGCGGCGGTGGCGCCGACACCCGACGCCGCGACGGCGATCCGCGGCGCCTTGGGCAGCGCCGGCCACGCGACGCTGGTGCGCGCGCCCGAGGATGTGCGGATCACGGCGGAGGTGTTCCACCCGTTGCCCGACCCGGTGATGGCGCTGAGCCGCCGGGTGAAGGAGAGCTTCGACCCCTGCGGCATCCTGAACCCCGGCCGCATGTACGCGGGAGTGTAA